A section of the Polynucleobacter sp. AP-Jannik-300A-C4 genome encodes:
- a CDS encoding thiol:disulfide interchange protein DsbA/DsbL, with the protein MITLSKSKRIFLSATILGLAVSFSGFVSAQSPKIEEGFDYRILPTPQPVESKGKVEVIEFFWYGCPHCYDFEPELNTWLKRQPKDVTFRKVPVAFRDDFMPHSQLFYALEAMGKGEVMNDKVMYAMHKENKRLMTENEIADWVASQGIDRNTFLATYRSFAVVSKARAARQMADAYRIDGVPTIVMQGRYVTSPSIAGTKAKAIVVMDFLEQKIRKDKYK; encoded by the coding sequence ATTACATTATCCAAATCTAAAAGAATTTTTTTATCCGCCACCATTCTGGGCTTGGCAGTTTCATTCTCAGGCTTTGTTAGTGCGCAAAGCCCTAAGATTGAAGAAGGCTTTGACTATCGCATTCTTCCTACCCCTCAGCCAGTTGAGTCCAAGGGTAAGGTTGAGGTGATTGAGTTTTTTTGGTACGGTTGCCCGCATTGCTATGACTTTGAGCCAGAGCTCAACACCTGGCTTAAGCGCCAACCTAAAGATGTTACTTTTCGTAAAGTACCCGTTGCCTTTCGTGATGACTTCATGCCACATAGCCAGTTGTTCTATGCCTTAGAAGCTATGGGCAAAGGAGAGGTGATGAATGACAAAGTCATGTACGCCATGCACAAAGAAAATAAGCGACTCATGACGGAAAACGAGATTGCGGATTGGGTCGCCTCTCAAGGTATTGATCGCAATACTTTCTTGGCTACGTACCGTTCATTTGCTGTTGTATCTAAAGCCCGCGCTGCAAGACAGATGGCTGATGCTTATCGTATAGATGGCGTGCCAACTATTGTGATGCAGGGTCGTTATGTGACATCGCCATCCATTGCCGGGACTAAAGCTAAGGCGATTGTAGTGATGGATTTCTTGGAGCAAAAAATCCGTAAGGACAAGTACAAGTAA